GACAAGGTTCCCCTCCGCATCAATGATTACGGCTCCCTTTGTAACGGTGGCAACAGAATATCCCACTTCTGTTTTCAACAGGTGATAACTCAGGTTTTCAAGCAGGAACGGATCAACTTGAGTGGGGAAACTTTCCAGTACAAATGAAGCTCCTTCATAAGTATTTTTTAATGAAGGTTTCAGAATATACAGTCCTTTCTTTTTTGTGCAGAGCAAAATATTGGAAGAAGTGCCGTTATCAATCTTTCCCGGAAAAGGAATCATGGCATAAACGCTTTCTTCTGCAAATGTTTCTCCGCCTTTTAGCAGCGTGAGATTGTCGCCTTCAATTTCAAGAAGCCCAACCTCCCGCTCTCTTACAAACAGATGCCCGTTCACATAAAAGATCCTGTGAAAAGATTTCTCCGCATTCCATACTTTCATGTTCTTTCCATCCCACCTGAAAATTTTATTGTCAGATTGAAAGTAAATGCCGTCTTTGGCAGACTGCGTACACCAGATGTCAGAAAAATCCAAATCATTTTTATCCACATGCGGAAGAAGGGAAACATACCGCATATTTCCCAATGAGTCGGGAGACATGTACCCGAATTCTCCCAGCGCTCCTAAAAATATTTTTCCTTTATCATCTATTGCGTAAGAACGGATATTTGATTCATTATTTACTTTTATCATTCTCCACGAAACGCCATCGTATTCTAATATTCCCTGGTTATTTCCAAAATACATCACACCCCGCTTATCCTGTATGATTGCCCAGTTTTGCGGAAGGGCGCGGTATTCTTTTGTAGAGTAATTATAAAGCGGATAAAATCCCTTTTCTCCAATCAGAAATTTGTTTTCTGTATTATTCCCCCTTAATAAAGGGGGTAAGGGGGATGTTTGTATTTGCTGGCAGAAAAGAGAAAAAGAAAACAGCAAGCACAAGAGTTGTGTCAATACATATCTTCTTCTTAAAAAACACATGGTGGCAAATATAGAAAAGTTGAATTGGTTAGGGTTGCCAATTAAGTTTTTTTAACAAATGAAGTTATTAAAAGAATATTAAATTTGCCACTCATAAAACAACGCCATAAAAAATAATTCCCATGAAAAAACAATTGCATTTTTTCTTTACAGTTTGTATTACATCTGCCATCTGCCATCTTACCTCTTACATTTCCTTTTCTCAAAACAAAGATGCAGTGCTCATGACCATCGGCAATGACAAAGTCACCGTAGATGAATTTCTGAGTATTTACAAAAAAAATAATAATAAAGATGGCGCAGCGCTCGATAAAAAATCAATCGAAGAGTATTTGGATTTATACACCATCTTCCGCCTCAAGGTGAAAGAAGCAAAAGAAATGGGAATTGATACCTCAAAAGCATTCAGAGATGAATTAGCCGGATACCGCAAAACCCTTGCCCAGCCCTATCTCACCGAAAAAGAAGCCGTAGATAATCTGGTGAAAGAATCCTATGACAGAATGAAATGGGACATTCGCACCAGCCACATTCTTGTCAAGATGGATGCTGACCCAACTCCTGAAGACACGATGGATGCGTATACAAGAATTTCCCTTATTAGAGATTTTATCAATGGAAAAATGAATGCGGCAAACATGAAGAAGTATGAAACTAATGTGAAAGCATCTCTTAAGATTTCCAAAACCTCCCCTCCCAAAGATACCATGATGGCTTTTAACAAATTGAGCCCGCTTAAAAACATGTCTAAACTCAAAGCGCATGACTTTGCTTCTGTGGCGAAAGTTGTTTCTGATCACGGCTCAAAAGTTAATGGCGGAGATTTAGGTTACTTCACCTCCATGGCGCAAGGATATCCTTACGAATATGAAAATGCCGCCTACAAAGCAAAGCAAGGCGAAGTGTATGGTCCCATCCGCACCCCAATGGGTTATCACCTGGTGCTGGTTACAGACAAGCGCGCTCATAAAGAATTACATCTTGAACACCTCATGTTTCTCTTCAAGAAAAACATGACGCGCGATGATTCGGTAAAAATGAAAATGAAGATTGATTCCATTTCAGGTTTGATTAAGAAGGGAGAAAATTTTGAAGAGCTGGCTAAAAAAGTTTCTGACCATAAGGAAACTGCTAAGAAAGGCGGAGACATAGGATGGCTTTCAATAGGTTCAAACTTCCCTCCCGAATTCAAAGAAGTGGCATTCGCGATAAAAGATAATGGATTGGTTTCTGATCCGGTGAAAACACGTTTTGGCTGGCACATCATCAAAAGAATCGGCAACCGCGAACTTCCTCCGTTCGATTCATTGAAAATCGACCTGAAAGGAAAAATTCAGAAAGATGCCCGCAATAGTGTGGCGAAAGAAATGATGATAGCGAAAGTGAAAACTCAGTATGGCTTTAAAGAAGTCATGCCGAAAAATTATACAGACTTTTATTCTGTAGTGGACTCTACATTGCCAATGGGTCAATGGAAAGCTGAAAAAGCAAAAGCGCTGACAAAGCCAATGTTTACTATCATAGACAAAACATACACACAACAGGATTTTGCAAAATACATTGAGAAAAATTACCGCATGGTTGGAAAAATTTCTCCCAAGCGGATGGTGGATGCGCTGTACAAGCCCTTTGTGGATGAAGTTTGTTCAAACACAAGAGAAAACCGTTTGGAACAGGAATATCCTGAATTCAAATTGCTGATGAATGAATACAGCGATGGAATCCTCCTCTTCAACCTCACCGACCAAAAGGTTTGGTCAAAAGCAATAAAAGACACTACCGGTGCAAAAGAATATTATGCAAAGAACAAGGAACATTTCCTGTGGGAAGACAGGCTTGATGCGTCCATCTATACCTGCAAGGATGAAAAAACTGCCGAGAAAGTAAAGAAGATGATAAAAGGAAATAAATCAGATAAGGATATTCTTTCTGCGTTGAATAAGGACACCGTATTTAATGTGATGGTAGATGGCAGAACATTGTTTCTCAAAGGAGATAACGCAATGCTTGATAAAACAAACTGGACACCCGGCATTACGGCAAGTAACACCGAGAAGAACAAAGTTGTATTTGCCAACATCCGAAAAATTGTGAAGCCAACTCCAAAATCGTATACCGAAGCGAGAGGTCTTGTAACAAGCGAATACCAGTCCTGGCTGGAGAAAGAATGGATTTCTTCATTGAAGAAAAAATATCCTGTTGCTATTGACAGAAAAGTATTTGATACGATACAATAATGTTTCTATCACTATTGCGACTCAGACCGCGAGTTTGCGAAGTGGGAAGAGGAAGCAATCTCATCAGGGATTGCTTCTTCGTTTTTAGTGTGTTCTTTGCAATCTTTTTTCTTTCCTGCAGTAATAATTTGCCTGTTAACTCAGATGAAAAGCCATTGGCAAAAGTTGGCGATGCCTATCTTTTTCCCTCTCAGCTTAAAGAAATAATTTCTAAAAGCGCAGAACAAAAAGACAGTGTTGAAATCGTTCGTAATTATGTCAATAACTGGATTCATGAAACACTCTTGCTTCAACAGGCAGAAAAAAATCTTACAGACGATTTGAAGAAATTTGACAAGATGGTGGAGAACTACCGCAAATCACTTATAACGTATGAATACGAAAGCGAACTGGTAAAACAAAAGCTTGACACGATTGTCAGCGATGACGAAATTGAAAAATACTATGAAGAAAATAAAAGTAATTTTGAACTGAAGGACAATATTATCAAAGTGATTTACGTTAAAGTCCGCAAGAATGCACCCAAAGTTGAAAAGATTAAAGAATGGTACAAGTCAAATGAAGCTAAAGACAGAGATGCCCTTTCAAGTTATTGCTACCAATATGCCGATAATTTTTATTTAGATGAAAATATATGGTTATTGTTTGACGATGTGCTGAAAGAAATACCTATGAAACTTTATGACAAGGAAGCATTCTTGCAAAACAACCGCACTATAGAAACGCAGGATTCAGCACACTACTATTTTGTGAACATAAAAGGATTTATGACCAAGAACAGCACCTCACCGCTTTCATTTGAAAAAGAAAATATCAGGAGCATCATTCTGAATAAACGCAAAGTGGAACTTATCAAGAAGATGCGGGAGGATATTTATAACGAAGGAGTAAAAAATAAATCATTTGAAATATATTAAATGATTACACCGATGAAAGAAAGATTACACAGATTAGTCATTTGTCATTTGTCATTAATCATTTGTGTTTTCACATCTGCCATCTGCCATCTTACATCTTACATTTCATTTGCACAGCCCAAGGTGCTCGATGGCGTAGTGGCGATAGTAGGTTCAAGCCCCATCCTTCAGAGCGAGGTTGAATCAAAACGTGTGCAGGCAAAACTTGATTCTGTTGAGTTTGACCGATGCTCTGCCCTGGAAGATTTACTTTATCAAAAACTTCTTCTTGCACAAGCGATAAAAGACAGCGTTGAAATTACCGATGAACAGGTAGAGGAAGAGCTGGAAAGGCGGCTGCGTTATTACATTCAGCAATTCGGCTCTGTTCTGGCATTCGAAAATTTTTATGGCAAGAATGTAGAGAAATTTAAAGAAGAATTCAGGGAGGAATTACGTGAAGTCCTTCTGGTTCAGAAAATGCAGGCGAAAGTTACCGATGGAATTACAGTCTCTCCATCTGAAGTAAAAGATTTTTTTGATGCTATTCCGAAAGACAGCATTCCGCTTATCAATGCAGAAATAGAAGTAGGGCATATTATGAGAAAGCCAAAAATAAATCCTGAACTGAAAAAATACGCTAAAGAAAAACTGGAAACAATACGTCAGGAAATCATTGCAGGGAAAAAAGATTTTTCAACAGCGGCAATATTATATTCTGAAGACCCCGGCTCTGCTTCCAAAGGCGGGTTGTATGACCATGTTCAGCGCGGAACGTTTGTGCCTGAATTTGATGCCATGGCATTTCGAATGAAAGAGAAAGAAGTATCAGAAATATTCGAAACAGATTTTGGCTATCACATATTGATGGTGGAAGCGCGAAGGGGAGAAGAGATTGATGTGCGCCATATTCTTCTTGTCCCTCAGCCCGCTCCGGAAGATTTGCTGAAAGCAAAAACTTTTCTTGACAGTATTGCCGATTTAGTGAAGAAAGATTCTATCTCTATCACAGAAGCCGCCTCGCGCTTTTCTGATGATGAAGATACCAAGCATACAGGAGGGCTTATCAGCAACCCTTACACCGGCAGCACTAAATTTGAAATGAGCCAGCTCAGCCAGATTGACGCTAACCTTGTTTTCACTACCGACAAACTTAAAACAGGTGAATTGTCTGCTACAGAATTAACCCAATCGCATGATGGAAAACAATCGTATCACATCATCTATGTGAAAAGCAGGACAGAACCGCATCGTGCTAATCTCAAAGAAGATTACCAACTCATGCAAGACGAAGCGCTGGCGGCAAAAAAAGATAAGGAAGTAAGCAAATGGATAAAGAAAAAGATAACTTCTAATTATATTCGCGTTTCAGAAGAATATAAAAATTGTAAGTTTGATAATAAG
This Bacteroidota bacterium DNA region includes the following protein-coding sequences:
- a CDS encoding peptidyl-prolyl cis-trans isomerase, with translation MFLSLLRLRPRVCEVGRGSNLIRDCFFVFSVFFAIFFLSCSNNLPVNSDEKPLAKVGDAYLFPSQLKEIISKSAEQKDSVEIVRNYVNNWIHETLLLQQAEKNLTDDLKKFDKMVENYRKSLITYEYESELVKQKLDTIVSDDEIEKYYEENKSNFELKDNIIKVIYVKVRKNAPKVEKIKEWYKSNEAKDRDALSSYCYQYADNFYLDENIWLLFDDVLKEIPMKLYDKEAFLQNNRTIETQDSAHYYFVNIKGFMTKNSTSPLSFEKENIRSIILNKRKVELIKKMREDIYNEGVKNKSFEIY
- a CDS encoding peptidylprolyl isomerase, translating into MKKQLHFFFTVCITSAICHLTSYISFSQNKDAVLMTIGNDKVTVDEFLSIYKKNNNKDGAALDKKSIEEYLDLYTIFRLKVKEAKEMGIDTSKAFRDELAGYRKTLAQPYLTEKEAVDNLVKESYDRMKWDIRTSHILVKMDADPTPEDTMDAYTRISLIRDFINGKMNAANMKKYETNVKASLKISKTSPPKDTMMAFNKLSPLKNMSKLKAHDFASVAKVVSDHGSKVNGGDLGYFTSMAQGYPYEYENAAYKAKQGEVYGPIRTPMGYHLVLVTDKRAHKELHLEHLMFLFKKNMTRDDSVKMKMKIDSISGLIKKGENFEELAKKVSDHKETAKKGGDIGWLSIGSNFPPEFKEVAFAIKDNGLVSDPVKTRFGWHIIKRIGNRELPPFDSLKIDLKGKIQKDARNSVAKEMMIAKVKTQYGFKEVMPKNYTDFYSVVDSTLPMGQWKAEKAKALTKPMFTIIDKTYTQQDFAKYIEKNYRMVGKISPKRMVDALYKPFVDEVCSNTRENRLEQEYPEFKLLMNEYSDGILLFNLTDQKVWSKAIKDTTGAKEYYAKNKEHFLWEDRLDASIYTCKDEKTAEKVKKMIKGNKSDKDILSALNKDTVFNVMVDGRTLFLKGDNAMLDKTNWTPGITASNTEKNKVVFANIRKIVKPTPKSYTEARGLVTSEYQSWLEKEWISSLKKKYPVAIDRKVFDTIQ
- a CDS encoding peptidylprolyl isomerase; amino-acid sequence: MKERLHRLVICHLSLIICVFTSAICHLTSYISFAQPKVLDGVVAIVGSSPILQSEVESKRVQAKLDSVEFDRCSALEDLLYQKLLLAQAIKDSVEITDEQVEEELERRLRYYIQQFGSVLAFENFYGKNVEKFKEEFREELREVLLVQKMQAKVTDGITVSPSEVKDFFDAIPKDSIPLINAEIEVGHIMRKPKINPELKKYAKEKLETIRQEIIAGKKDFSTAAILYSEDPGSASKGGLYDHVQRGTFVPEFDAMAFRMKEKEVSEIFETDFGYHILMVEARRGEEIDVRHILLVPQPAPEDLLKAKTFLDSIADLVKKDSISITEAASRFSDDEDTKHTGGLISNPYTGSTKFEMSQLSQIDANLVFTTDKLKTGELSATELTQSHDGKQSYHIIYVKSRTEPHRANLKEDYQLMQDEALAAKKDKEVSKWIKKKITSNYIRVSEEYKNCKFDNKWIN